One segment of Chelmon rostratus isolate fCheRos1 chromosome 17, fCheRos1.pri, whole genome shotgun sequence DNA contains the following:
- the svilc gene encoding supervillin isoform X2, whose product MDAMENPVLEPRSERIARYKAERRRELAERYGNVEELPTKWVRRDGKEAHDPASQTHRGAVNSDGLGERVNGRTRGVTNGLEGDAAAESSCLRRLLDAEEEESCKADVKTDDRAKMSVAAKMSLFKELEKSAAPEASALLKPRSGSVCHERRVRRGNDHRFLTQPITCEEIVAISTPKPAPPVESQSVQVESVEDGVEDESCKLSMSEKLALFNKLSLPGRQGGSPADGPPERRRQKGARYRTQPITVEEVSLLQKGPVQLPAFSLSPHLSDRQQASSVNLKPSEVRLSRPRPDIGPAPGEPAGPTQQGLQRHDSEPGLRGILKKSCSGGSERSGTEGGQAEAPLSHEQNGGGCEEAGTRGRTESTEPHIIAPPRRERRQASGREGGSLTATPWRQRARTRRETIACTPIRALSEQEKKPCQTEPQEQLVSTEEHSSDAAERAQQHNEEETVRKMTDETPVMGHVHVTLVDDSVKLQDAADASRSEEETETLPVNPQCWTNLSFEAQEVSSPTKNPIQPQWRQKAKAVENELQMDEDEGMNAQQERSEQEAGRLAQRGLGSPESDRNDASHNQKNSTEAPACTYEAPQSSPLSVAPHEAKRETPVDESNAPDGGFYRDQSPSSACAPPPCGDVVATESEQDLAVLCQTNTPILTSAVAEHRRSVRPSRRTQGSRNPLRALAAREDIRQDYMGERASTASEERVQTEKKSKNSSESHLTRSEDFSSSPDVNKSHPPFSSLMLLHIKGRRHVQVRLVEPSVRSLNSGDCFLLVTPEHCILWSGEFASDQERAKASELASSIQSQRDLGCQASHIVHLEEGLNCDGSLAEDFWSLLGGRTQYRGASAEEEDELYERGVVESNCVYRLVENRLVPHEQAWASIPSISLLGSTEALVFDFGSEVYLWCGQDVSLSRRTVALQLTHQVWAGAYDYSNCRVNPLDPTQCNPAIPLRGEGRPSWALFGCVSEHSETALFREKFLDWTGRTGGREEAAPANEETQPVPVQSSQSVSPSSDLLSACDAKALVAGRSLEEDALVRNVLAGVDVQRGHGVITLEGGGQMELKTVAVDTWHVQEFDDSEILVESTGQLHEGDSYVIRWTYSINAVDKMNSPDECSRAAAGKENTALFLWRGRHSSVSGRDTAAFLSIGMNDHDESQVVVPQGKEPPCFLQLFQGGLVIHKGKREEATNAEWRLFCVRGELPEEGSLLEVDCCCAGLRSRGSAVLLNSQQGVLYLWTGCKAQTSSREVSRRAVERLTQMCPPELGLSHSSPVKVQVVEEGSEPADFWTALGPMDRKAYDCMLQDPGKYNFTPRLFHLSAASGSFQAKELQSPTRLPGLVMVMPFVQESLYSVPQPALFLLDNRLEVYLWQRGQPEQTESSASAWSRWHNERRCAMQTALQYCKEMNPRRPPQAYLVYEGSEPLTFTNVFPRWEKSPGPHTQGDAGRVKLTLVQDTLAQLMKTQYPLEELLRSPLPEGVDPQHLEVYLSDQDFQTILEMKRDEYASLPSWKQTDLKKSKGLLC is encoded by the exons ATGGACGCCATGGAGAACCCAGTCCTGGAGCCCAGGTCAGAGCGGATCGCTCGTtataaagcagagaggaggcgaGAACTGGCCGAACGCTACGGCAACGTGGAGGAGCTCCCTACCAAGTGGGTGAGGAGGGATGGCAAAGAGGCACACGACCCAGCGAGCCAAACCCACAGAGGGGCAGTGAACTCAGATGGCCTCGGTGAGAGAGTTAACGGCAGGACGCGAGGCGTTACAAATGGATTAGAGGGCGACGCTGCCGCAGAGTCCAGCTGCTTGAGAAG GCTGTTGGACGcggaagaagaggagagctgtAAAG ctgACGTGAAAACGGATGACAGAGCCAAGATGAGTGTGGCGGCCAAGATGTCTTTGTTTAAA gagctggagaagtCCGCTGCCCCCGAGGCCTCGGCCCTCCTGAAGCCTCGCTCAGGCAGCGTCTGCCATGAGCGCAGGGTGCGCCGCGGCAACGACCATCGCTTTCTGACTCAGCCAATCACCTGCGAGGAAATTGTGGCAATCAG CACCCCCAAACCAGCACCACCAGTGGAGTCCCAGTCTGTGCAGGTGGAGTCAGTGGAGGATGGCGTGGAGGACGAGAGCTGCAAGCTGAGCATGAGTGAGAAGCTGGCCCTCTTCAACAAACTGTCCCTGCCGGGGAGGCAGGGGGGCAGCCCCGCCGACGGGCCCCCAGAGAGGCGAAGGCAGAAGGGGGCTCGGTACCGCACGCAGCCCATCACTGTGGAGGAGGTCAGCCTG ctgcagaaagGCCCCGTACAGCTTCCtgccttctctttgtctcctcatcTGTCCGACAGACAGCAGGCCTCGTCTGTCAACCTAAAGCCCAGCGAGGTGCGCCTCTCCCGGCCGAGGCCCGACATCGGCCCCGCGCCTGGAGAGCCCGCCGGCCCGACCCAGCAGGGCCTGCAGCGCCACGACTCTGAACCAGGTTTGAGAGGGATCCTGAAGAAGAGCTGCTCTGGGGGCTCGGAGCGGAGCGGGACGGAGGGAGGTCAGGCGGAGGCGCCGCTCAGCCATGAACAGAACGGCGGAGGTTGCGAAGAAGCGGGGACGCGAGGGAGGACGGAGAGCACAGAGCCACACATTATTGCGCCGCCGCGGAGAGAGAGACGTCAGGCCTCAGGTAGGGAGGGAGGCTCGCTGACCGCCACTCCCTGGAGGCAGAGGGCTCGAACCCGGAGGGAGACCATCGCCTGCACACCAATAAGAGCCctgtcagagcaggagaagaagcCCTGCCAGACTGAGCCGCAGGAGCAGCTGGTTTCCACTGAGGAGCACAGCTcagatgctgcagagagagctCA GCAACATAACGAGGAAGAGACTGTGAGGAAGATGACAGATGAAACCCCAGTGATGGGACACGTTCACGTCACACTGGTCGATGACTCCGTTAAACTGCAGGATGCGGCCGACGCCAGCAGGAGTGAG GAGGAGACAGAAACCCTTCCTGTGAACCCTCAGTGCTGG ACAAATCTGTCCTTTGAGGCGCAAGAAGTCTCCTCTCCCACCAAGAACCCCATTCAGCCTCAGTGGAGACAGAAG GCGAAGGCGGTCGAGAACGAGCTCCAGATGGACGAAGATGAGGGGATGAACGCTCAACAGGAGAGGAGCGAGCAAGAAGCCGGACGACTGGCCCAGAGAG GTCTTGGATCTCCAGAATCGGACAGAAACGACGCCTCTCACAACCAGAAAAACTCCACTGAAGCTCCAGCATGCACATATGAAG CTCCGCAGAGCTCTCCGCTCTCAGTGGCTCCACATGAGGCGAAGCGGGAGACGCCTGTGGATGAATCAAACGCGCCTGACGGAGGTTTCTACAGAGATCAGAGTCCCTCCTCCGCCTGTGCACCACCACCCTGCGGAGACGTCGTTGCCACAGAGAGCGAGCAGGACCTGGCCGTCCTCTGCCAGACCAACACACCCAT ACTGACCTCGGCAGTAGCAGAGCACAGGCGCTCTGTGCGTCCGTCCCGTCGGACTCAGGGCTCCAGAAACCCTCTGAGGGCTCTGGCTGCCAGGGAGGACATCAGGCAGGACTACatgggagagagagcgagcacaGCTTCAGAGGAGAGGGTCCAAACAGAGAAGA agTCCAAGAACTCCTCAGAGTCCCATCTCACCAGATCAGAGGACTTCAGCTCCTCACCTGATGTCAACAAGTCTCATCCTCCCTTCAGCAGCCTGATGCTCCTTCACATCAAAG GTAGGCGGCATGTCCAGGTGCGTCTGGTGGAGCCCTCAGTGCGGTCGCTGAACAGCGGAGACTGCTTCCTGCTGGTCACTCCGGAGCATTGCATCCTGTGGAGCGGGGAGTTTGCCAGCGACCAGGAGAGAGCCAAG GCCTCTGAGCTGGCATCATCCATCCAGAGTCAGAGGGATCTCGGCTGTCAGGCCTCCCACATCGTCCACCTGGAGGAGGGGCTGAACTGTGACGGCAGCCTGGCCGAAGACTTCTGGAGTCTCCTAGGAGGAAGGACACAATACAGAG GAGCGAGcgctgaagaggaggatgagctCTATGAACGAGGGGTGGTGGAGTCCAACTGTGTGTACAGGCTGGTGGAGAACAGGCTGGTGCCTCATGAACAGGCCTGGGCCTCCATCCCCAGTATCTCCCTGCTGGGCTCCACTGAG GCCCTGGTGTTTGATTTCGGCAGTGAGGTGTACCTGTGGTGTGGACAGGATGTTTCCCTCAGCAGGAGGACTGTTGCTCTCCAGCTGACTCACCAAGTGTGGGCTGGAGCTTATGACTACAGCAACTGTCGAGTCAATCCACTGGATCCCACACAGTGCAACCCGGCCATACCGCT GAGGGGAGAGGGGCGTCCCAGCTGGGCGTTGTTCGGCTGTGTCTCCGAGCACAGCGAGACGGCTCTGTTCAGGGAGAAGTTCCTGGACTGGACTGGCAGGActggaggcagggaggaagcTGCTCCGGCAAACGAGGAGACGCAG CCCGTCCCAGTTCAGTCCTCCCAGTCCGTGTCCCCATCATCAGACCTCCTGAGCGCCTGTGACGCCAAGGCTCTGGTGGCGGGTCGGTCGCTGGAGGAGGACGCCTTGGTCCGCAACGTGCTGGCCGGGGTGGACGTGCAGAGGGGGCACGGGGTCATCACGCTAGAGGGAGGAGGTCAGATGGAGCTGAAAACAGTAGCTGTGGACACCTGGCACGTTCAGGAGTTTGATGACAGTGAGATTCTCGTGGAGAGCACGGGACAGCTTCACGAAGGAGACTCCTACGTCATCCGCTGGACGTACAGCATCAACGCTGTAG ataAGATGAACAGCCCCGATGAGtgtagcagagcagcagcaggaaaagaaaacacagcgtTGTTCCTGTGGAGGGGACGTCACTCCAGTGTCAGTGGACGAGACACCGCTGCCTTCCTGTCCATCGGGATGAACGACCACGACGAGTCACAG GTGGTGGTACCTCAGGGGAAGGAGCCTCcctgtttcctgcagcttttcCAGGGAGGCCTGGTCATCCACAAGGGGAAGCGAGAGGAGGCCACGAATGCAG AGTGGCGTTTGTTCTGTGTGCGAGGAGAGCTCCCGGAGGAGGGCTCTCTGTTAGAAGTGGACTGCTGCTGTGCAGGGCTGAGGTCCAGGGGCTCTGCTGTTCTCCTCAATAGCCAGCAGGGGGTGCTGTATCTCTGGACTGGCTGTAAAGCTCAGACGAGCTCCAGGGAGGTCAGCAGGAGGGCAGTGGAGCGTCTCACTCAAAT GTGTCCACCTGAGCTGGGTCTCAGCCACAGCAGCCCTGTGAAGGTGCAGGTCGTGGAGGAAGGTTCAGAGCCTGCAGACTTCTGGACAGCACTTGGACCAATGGACAGGAAGGCCTACGACTGCATGCTGCAAG accCAGGAAAGTATAACTTCACGCCTCGCCTCTTCCACCTGAGTGCTGCCTCCGGGAGTTTCCAGGccaaagagctgcagagtccAACGCGGCTGCCGGGGCTCGTGATGGTGATGCCTTTCGTCCAGGAGAGTCTGTACTCAGTACCACAGCCAG CCTTGTTCCTGCTCGACAACCGTCTGGAGGTCTACCTGTGGCAGAGGGGTCAGCCCGAGCAGACCGAGAGCTCGGCTTCGGCCTGGAGCCGCTGGCACAACGAGAGGAGGTGCGCCATGCAGACGGCGCTGCAGTACTGCAAAG AGATGAACCCCAGACGCCCACCGCAGGCCTACCTCGTCTACGAGGGGTCAGAGCCTCTCACCTTCACTAATGTGTTCCCCCGCTGGGAGAAGAGCCCGGGGCCCCACACACAG ggcgACGCAGGGCGGGTGAAGCTGACCTTGGTGCAGGACACCCTGGCCCAGCTCATGAAGACCCAGTACcctctggaggagctgctgaggagcCCCTTACCTGAAGGTGTGGACCCCCAGCACCTGGAGGTCTACCTGTCTGATCAAGACTTCCAG ACTATTTTGGAAATGAAGAGGGATGAATACGCCTCTCTGCCGAGCTGGAAGCAAACTGATCTGAAGAAAAGCAAAGGGCTGCTCTGCTAG
- the svilc gene encoding supervillin isoform X1, with product MDAMENPVLEPRSERIARYKAERRRELAERYGNVEELPTKWVRRDGKEAHDPASQTHRGAVNSDGLGERVNGRTRGVTNGLEGDAAAESSCLRRLLDAEEEESCKADVKTDDRAKMSVAAKMSLFKELEKSAAPEASALLKPRSGSVCHERRVRRGNDHRFLTQPITCEEIVAISTPKPAPPVESQSVQVESVEDGVEDESCKLSMSEKLALFNKLSLPGRQGGSPADGPPERRRQKGARYRTQPITVEEVSLLQKGPVQLPAFSLSPHLSDRQQASSVNLKPSEVRLSRPRPDIGPAPGEPAGPTQQGLQRHDSEPGLRGILKKSCSGGSERSGTEGGQAEAPLSHEQNGGGCEEAGTRGRTESTEPHIIAPPRRERRQASGREGGSLTATPWRQRARTRRETIACTPIRALSEQEKKPCQTEPQEQLVSTEEHSSDAAERAQQHNEEETVRKMTDETPVMGHVHVTLVDDSVKLQDAADASRSEEETETLPVNPQCWEPVFASVYSSSTPQYIMCFNQTNLSFEAQEVSSPTKNPIQPQWRQKAKAVENELQMDEDEGMNAQQERSEQEAGRLAQRGLGSPESDRNDASHNQKNSTEAPACTYEAPQSSPLSVAPHEAKRETPVDESNAPDGGFYRDQSPSSACAPPPCGDVVATESEQDLAVLCQTNTPILTSAVAEHRRSVRPSRRTQGSRNPLRALAAREDIRQDYMGERASTASEERVQTEKKSKNSSESHLTRSEDFSSSPDVNKSHPPFSSLMLLHIKGRRHVQVRLVEPSVRSLNSGDCFLLVTPEHCILWSGEFASDQERAKASELASSIQSQRDLGCQASHIVHLEEGLNCDGSLAEDFWSLLGGRTQYRGASAEEEDELYERGVVESNCVYRLVENRLVPHEQAWASIPSISLLGSTEALVFDFGSEVYLWCGQDVSLSRRTVALQLTHQVWAGAYDYSNCRVNPLDPTQCNPAIPLRGEGRPSWALFGCVSEHSETALFREKFLDWTGRTGGREEAAPANEETQPVPVQSSQSVSPSSDLLSACDAKALVAGRSLEEDALVRNVLAGVDVQRGHGVITLEGGGQMELKTVAVDTWHVQEFDDSEILVESTGQLHEGDSYVIRWTYSINAVDKMNSPDECSRAAAGKENTALFLWRGRHSSVSGRDTAAFLSIGMNDHDESQVVVPQGKEPPCFLQLFQGGLVIHKGKREEATNAEWRLFCVRGELPEEGSLLEVDCCCAGLRSRGSAVLLNSQQGVLYLWTGCKAQTSSREVSRRAVERLTQMCPPELGLSHSSPVKVQVVEEGSEPADFWTALGPMDRKAYDCMLQDPGKYNFTPRLFHLSAASGSFQAKELQSPTRLPGLVMVMPFVQESLYSVPQPALFLLDNRLEVYLWQRGQPEQTESSASAWSRWHNERRCAMQTALQYCKEMNPRRPPQAYLVYEGSEPLTFTNVFPRWEKSPGPHTQGDAGRVKLTLVQDTLAQLMKTQYPLEELLRSPLPEGVDPQHLEVYLSDQDFQTILEMKRDEYASLPSWKQTDLKKSKGLLC from the exons ATGGACGCCATGGAGAACCCAGTCCTGGAGCCCAGGTCAGAGCGGATCGCTCGTtataaagcagagaggaggcgaGAACTGGCCGAACGCTACGGCAACGTGGAGGAGCTCCCTACCAAGTGGGTGAGGAGGGATGGCAAAGAGGCACACGACCCAGCGAGCCAAACCCACAGAGGGGCAGTGAACTCAGATGGCCTCGGTGAGAGAGTTAACGGCAGGACGCGAGGCGTTACAAATGGATTAGAGGGCGACGCTGCCGCAGAGTCCAGCTGCTTGAGAAG GCTGTTGGACGcggaagaagaggagagctgtAAAG ctgACGTGAAAACGGATGACAGAGCCAAGATGAGTGTGGCGGCCAAGATGTCTTTGTTTAAA gagctggagaagtCCGCTGCCCCCGAGGCCTCGGCCCTCCTGAAGCCTCGCTCAGGCAGCGTCTGCCATGAGCGCAGGGTGCGCCGCGGCAACGACCATCGCTTTCTGACTCAGCCAATCACCTGCGAGGAAATTGTGGCAATCAG CACCCCCAAACCAGCACCACCAGTGGAGTCCCAGTCTGTGCAGGTGGAGTCAGTGGAGGATGGCGTGGAGGACGAGAGCTGCAAGCTGAGCATGAGTGAGAAGCTGGCCCTCTTCAACAAACTGTCCCTGCCGGGGAGGCAGGGGGGCAGCCCCGCCGACGGGCCCCCAGAGAGGCGAAGGCAGAAGGGGGCTCGGTACCGCACGCAGCCCATCACTGTGGAGGAGGTCAGCCTG ctgcagaaagGCCCCGTACAGCTTCCtgccttctctttgtctcctcatcTGTCCGACAGACAGCAGGCCTCGTCTGTCAACCTAAAGCCCAGCGAGGTGCGCCTCTCCCGGCCGAGGCCCGACATCGGCCCCGCGCCTGGAGAGCCCGCCGGCCCGACCCAGCAGGGCCTGCAGCGCCACGACTCTGAACCAGGTTTGAGAGGGATCCTGAAGAAGAGCTGCTCTGGGGGCTCGGAGCGGAGCGGGACGGAGGGAGGTCAGGCGGAGGCGCCGCTCAGCCATGAACAGAACGGCGGAGGTTGCGAAGAAGCGGGGACGCGAGGGAGGACGGAGAGCACAGAGCCACACATTATTGCGCCGCCGCGGAGAGAGAGACGTCAGGCCTCAGGTAGGGAGGGAGGCTCGCTGACCGCCACTCCCTGGAGGCAGAGGGCTCGAACCCGGAGGGAGACCATCGCCTGCACACCAATAAGAGCCctgtcagagcaggagaagaagcCCTGCCAGACTGAGCCGCAGGAGCAGCTGGTTTCCACTGAGGAGCACAGCTcagatgctgcagagagagctCA GCAACATAACGAGGAAGAGACTGTGAGGAAGATGACAGATGAAACCCCAGTGATGGGACACGTTCACGTCACACTGGTCGATGACTCCGTTAAACTGCAGGATGCGGCCGACGCCAGCAGGAGTGAG GAGGAGACAGAAACCCTTCCTGTGAACCCTCAGTGCTGG GAACCCGTCTTTGCCTCTGTCTATTCTAGCAGCACGCCCCAGTATATCATGTGTTTCAATCAG ACAAATCTGTCCTTTGAGGCGCAAGAAGTCTCCTCTCCCACCAAGAACCCCATTCAGCCTCAGTGGAGACAGAAG GCGAAGGCGGTCGAGAACGAGCTCCAGATGGACGAAGATGAGGGGATGAACGCTCAACAGGAGAGGAGCGAGCAAGAAGCCGGACGACTGGCCCAGAGAG GTCTTGGATCTCCAGAATCGGACAGAAACGACGCCTCTCACAACCAGAAAAACTCCACTGAAGCTCCAGCATGCACATATGAAG CTCCGCAGAGCTCTCCGCTCTCAGTGGCTCCACATGAGGCGAAGCGGGAGACGCCTGTGGATGAATCAAACGCGCCTGACGGAGGTTTCTACAGAGATCAGAGTCCCTCCTCCGCCTGTGCACCACCACCCTGCGGAGACGTCGTTGCCACAGAGAGCGAGCAGGACCTGGCCGTCCTCTGCCAGACCAACACACCCAT ACTGACCTCGGCAGTAGCAGAGCACAGGCGCTCTGTGCGTCCGTCCCGTCGGACTCAGGGCTCCAGAAACCCTCTGAGGGCTCTGGCTGCCAGGGAGGACATCAGGCAGGACTACatgggagagagagcgagcacaGCTTCAGAGGAGAGGGTCCAAACAGAGAAGA agTCCAAGAACTCCTCAGAGTCCCATCTCACCAGATCAGAGGACTTCAGCTCCTCACCTGATGTCAACAAGTCTCATCCTCCCTTCAGCAGCCTGATGCTCCTTCACATCAAAG GTAGGCGGCATGTCCAGGTGCGTCTGGTGGAGCCCTCAGTGCGGTCGCTGAACAGCGGAGACTGCTTCCTGCTGGTCACTCCGGAGCATTGCATCCTGTGGAGCGGGGAGTTTGCCAGCGACCAGGAGAGAGCCAAG GCCTCTGAGCTGGCATCATCCATCCAGAGTCAGAGGGATCTCGGCTGTCAGGCCTCCCACATCGTCCACCTGGAGGAGGGGCTGAACTGTGACGGCAGCCTGGCCGAAGACTTCTGGAGTCTCCTAGGAGGAAGGACACAATACAGAG GAGCGAGcgctgaagaggaggatgagctCTATGAACGAGGGGTGGTGGAGTCCAACTGTGTGTACAGGCTGGTGGAGAACAGGCTGGTGCCTCATGAACAGGCCTGGGCCTCCATCCCCAGTATCTCCCTGCTGGGCTCCACTGAG GCCCTGGTGTTTGATTTCGGCAGTGAGGTGTACCTGTGGTGTGGACAGGATGTTTCCCTCAGCAGGAGGACTGTTGCTCTCCAGCTGACTCACCAAGTGTGGGCTGGAGCTTATGACTACAGCAACTGTCGAGTCAATCCACTGGATCCCACACAGTGCAACCCGGCCATACCGCT GAGGGGAGAGGGGCGTCCCAGCTGGGCGTTGTTCGGCTGTGTCTCCGAGCACAGCGAGACGGCTCTGTTCAGGGAGAAGTTCCTGGACTGGACTGGCAGGActggaggcagggaggaagcTGCTCCGGCAAACGAGGAGACGCAG CCCGTCCCAGTTCAGTCCTCCCAGTCCGTGTCCCCATCATCAGACCTCCTGAGCGCCTGTGACGCCAAGGCTCTGGTGGCGGGTCGGTCGCTGGAGGAGGACGCCTTGGTCCGCAACGTGCTGGCCGGGGTGGACGTGCAGAGGGGGCACGGGGTCATCACGCTAGAGGGAGGAGGTCAGATGGAGCTGAAAACAGTAGCTGTGGACACCTGGCACGTTCAGGAGTTTGATGACAGTGAGATTCTCGTGGAGAGCACGGGACAGCTTCACGAAGGAGACTCCTACGTCATCCGCTGGACGTACAGCATCAACGCTGTAG ataAGATGAACAGCCCCGATGAGtgtagcagagcagcagcaggaaaagaaaacacagcgtTGTTCCTGTGGAGGGGACGTCACTCCAGTGTCAGTGGACGAGACACCGCTGCCTTCCTGTCCATCGGGATGAACGACCACGACGAGTCACAG GTGGTGGTACCTCAGGGGAAGGAGCCTCcctgtttcctgcagcttttcCAGGGAGGCCTGGTCATCCACAAGGGGAAGCGAGAGGAGGCCACGAATGCAG AGTGGCGTTTGTTCTGTGTGCGAGGAGAGCTCCCGGAGGAGGGCTCTCTGTTAGAAGTGGACTGCTGCTGTGCAGGGCTGAGGTCCAGGGGCTCTGCTGTTCTCCTCAATAGCCAGCAGGGGGTGCTGTATCTCTGGACTGGCTGTAAAGCTCAGACGAGCTCCAGGGAGGTCAGCAGGAGGGCAGTGGAGCGTCTCACTCAAAT GTGTCCACCTGAGCTGGGTCTCAGCCACAGCAGCCCTGTGAAGGTGCAGGTCGTGGAGGAAGGTTCAGAGCCTGCAGACTTCTGGACAGCACTTGGACCAATGGACAGGAAGGCCTACGACTGCATGCTGCAAG accCAGGAAAGTATAACTTCACGCCTCGCCTCTTCCACCTGAGTGCTGCCTCCGGGAGTTTCCAGGccaaagagctgcagagtccAACGCGGCTGCCGGGGCTCGTGATGGTGATGCCTTTCGTCCAGGAGAGTCTGTACTCAGTACCACAGCCAG CCTTGTTCCTGCTCGACAACCGTCTGGAGGTCTACCTGTGGCAGAGGGGTCAGCCCGAGCAGACCGAGAGCTCGGCTTCGGCCTGGAGCCGCTGGCACAACGAGAGGAGGTGCGCCATGCAGACGGCGCTGCAGTACTGCAAAG AGATGAACCCCAGACGCCCACCGCAGGCCTACCTCGTCTACGAGGGGTCAGAGCCTCTCACCTTCACTAATGTGTTCCCCCGCTGGGAGAAGAGCCCGGGGCCCCACACACAG ggcgACGCAGGGCGGGTGAAGCTGACCTTGGTGCAGGACACCCTGGCCCAGCTCATGAAGACCCAGTACcctctggaggagctgctgaggagcCCCTTACCTGAAGGTGTGGACCCCCAGCACCTGGAGGTCTACCTGTCTGATCAAGACTTCCAG ACTATTTTGGAAATGAAGAGGGATGAATACGCCTCTCTGCCGAGCTGGAAGCAAACTGATCTGAAGAAAAGCAAAGGGCTGCTCTGCTAG